The sequence below is a genomic window from Setaria italica strain Yugu1 chromosome IV, Setaria_italica_v2.0, whole genome shotgun sequence.
CTTTCATGTTGAACTAACACCATGCGACTTGGAAGATCCTGATTACCACAATGTCTCAAAGCTCTAAGTCAGAAGTGTCACTTTCTTGCGGGTAAAGCTCTCCATGTGTGTTAGGCAGAAGGTACATGTTCAAGAAATTGAAAAACATATGTATGGTGTCCATGCCGTTGAGATGGTTTCGAGACGTGGATTTCTCTGTTGCAAAGAACGCAGAATGAGCCAAATAGGTTGTAAAATTATACTTTATTACCTTGATATTAGAGGAAGTAAACTTCGATACCAATTTTCATTACCTACGATCGAAACTCTGGCACAATCACTACCTCGCATAACGAAACTCAATTATAAATACAAATTCAATCCAGTGGTTAGGGTAGTACACGCCCCCCTCATGCACAATTCTAGTTTAATGCAGTCATCACTGCCATATGGCATGACGAAACTCACATAATTCCCAAAGTCATATCAATGGTTAGGATAGTCCACGCTGCCCCTTGTCGAAGGTCAAAATTGCGGACACGGGAAAAGTCCAATATCTTGGATCCTGGGCTAGTTTACAGCCAACTGCAGCTACCCTTTCCATCCATATCAGTCACGCGTTAACGCCTCCATACTCTCCGCAGGGCGTTGCTTGATTTCCAGGAAAAGCTCAAAGCAGAAGCGACGGCGTTTCGCCACCGCACCAACCCCGCCATGGCTTCTCCTTCCGTCAGGACCACCATGACATCGCCGGAGCACCACCCGCCGTCGAAAGCAACGGTGATATTCAGCTTCGTCACCGTCAGCTTCACGGGCATCGCGGTCCTTGCAGTTGTCATATTATTCTGCCAATACCGCGTCCGCGGCCGAGCGCCGGTCTCCGCCGCCGTGGCAGGCGGCAATAATCCGGAGGGTCGCCGTGCCGGCGTGGACATCACCAAGCTGCCGGAGTTCGCGTACGCTGAGTCCGCAaggcgtgacggcggcggcgacggggagcagTGCTCGGTGTGCCTCGGCACGGTGCAGGCCGGCGAGATGGTGCGGCGGCTGCCCCTGTGCAAGCACCTGTACCACGTGGAGTGCATCGACATGTGGCTGGCTTCGCACACGACGTGCCCTCTCTGCCGGGCCGACGTTGAGCCGCCGGGGGAAGACGACCAGGCGGCACCGGCGGAGCCGCAGCAGGAGCTGCCGGTGTAGCAGGGCGCCGATCGTCATCATTTTGTCACTTTGTCTCCTGCTTTGGGCACGTTGGTTTGTAGCTTGCCACCTGCGTGTACAGCTTCTGGCTGACATTCATATGAAACAGGAATTTGCTGGTGCTGTGTCCTCTCGTAAATATTGAAGATCATGTATTGGTAGCTTTACATTGCCATCTACAAGCAACTATAGAAGTTGTTTTTTCTTTACGTTCAGGAATATTTGGTGATTGAATTTATCCTGCCTTTCTTTCTAAAACTTTGGATGTCGATAGCTTAAACATGAAAATTGTATTTGTTTTGGAATGTGCTTCAATAATCtcataagaaaaaaattgaaaaaaaccCCACCTGCAAATCACTTCCTTGCAATTAATACCTACAAGTTTTATGTGTGTTTCAACTATCCAATGTGCCTGTTGACTAGACGATATACTTGTTGTATTGCTTTGTCGGTTGTTTGGTATCTCCCCAAGGAGCTTGGCAAGTTTTCTGAGAATGGTGCATTCACCGTCGGGACTAACCACATTTTACTTGAATTATATTTGGGTGGCATTGTTCAACTACGTAATGTAATGCTCCTACTCGAGTTTTGGTACAATATTATTATCCGCACATGGAGTGTCTCTTCTAACACATCCTTGTGTTACTTGTAGGAtgagtcatgactcatgagatCATGGAGCTAGGTTAACAACAGTTATATTGCCAGCCAATAAACGGGGTAAGGAGGAATATGAAAACACATAAAGTGACTTGTACCTAGGTATTTGAAAATACCCTAAATTGCAAGTTTGTTTCTGCAATTTACCCATGTAAATATTTACAAGATTTATAGATATACTTCGACAGAAAATATTGGTAAAAATCATAACTAAACAGATCAAAAATTGAGCACATTCTTTTATTACTGTAGGGAGTATCCTTGTACAGGAACTCCTGGCACCATCTTATCCCATCAGCAGACTCGGTCATTTCTGTGCATTTCtcattcaagaaaaaaaaagggaccaAAACGACTTGATTATGTGATTCTCGAATTCCAGGCATCCATTTTTTAATTCATTCAGTCGTTTCCTAGCATTTCCATCAGGTACTCCTGGTTTTATTTTGCTATATCTCTTTTCCTAGCATGATTTTTAACATCAATCATGTTGCCATCCCTTGACATCTCTCGGTTTTCTGCTGCAGGAAGCAAGCTTCATTGACATTCACATTCTATAGCTACCACCGAGTGTAGGACCTTTTCTGCATCTATAGCTGAAGTCAACTCGCTCGTACGGTACATACAACACCGGACCCGGAACCTGTCTGGATCATCGCATAAACAAAACCTACAAAACTTTGTTGGTTTAGTTGGACTCTGAACTTTCGTCCAAGTTCTTCCGGTTCGCTATACCATGCACACAATGTCAGCGAGACACATGCGCATTGTGGCATCGTAGTTTATATTCAGAGAGGCCGTACGTTACGTTGAACCCTAGATTGTCTTATTCTATACCAAACGTGTACTCAACGACTCGGATATGGTATACCAAAAGGCTAAGATTACAATATCCTCTCTGGAGTATATGAATCATATCCgcgttttttattttttttccctttgtcCCTCAAAGAACAAGGAGGCTGGGGGCAAGAGATGAGGGCGATGGCCCTTCGTGTTCGTTGACTAATCCGAGCCGTCGCGTCGTACAACCGTACGGGAGCCTGCACGGCCAATTTGCGGTGTTCACGGCGTGCCGGCTTCGTTCACAGCTCACCGGCGGCCAGCGTGGCGATGCGTACGTTGCCGTGGAACTCGGACAAGGCGAAACTGCGTTCATTTCATCGGGCTAGCTGGATCATCTCGGCCCATTAGATTGAGCGTCTATGTTCACCCTACCGTTGTAATTTCACTCGGGACGCAGAAAGAACTTCAAGCTTCACACGTGAAACTATTCACTTTCCAAAAGAATAACGATTTTCAGAAGGTCGGCAAGAGATTTACACTTGACAAACACAAGTCATCTCCTACAAGATGTATTCCGATTTTTGGAAGAACAGCAGAGGTATTGAGTTCGAGTATGTGTGACAAGGTCTATTAATGGATAAAGAAAAAGGACAACTTCAGGGAGGAGagtgaaaaaaagagagaggatcACCCCACAAAGCATACAGGACAAACACAATACTCTCCACCCACAACACAACTAACAACTCGCGGGCGATACGACTATGTAAAGATCGATCATGGCCCAGGTTGAATTGGGACTTTTTCAAATTTCTAGAGTAATAAAAACAAACCTTAGCTGCTAAGAATTCTAGTATTGCTCAATCTACTAAGTTCAAACCTAGAAACTAAACGCACTAGCATGAATGAACCTTAGCAAAAGAGCACACTAACATGATCATCATTTCCTTAGGCAAGATTCAATCAAGAAGAAGCACAACTTAAGCAAGAGCAAATAAAGCATGTAGATGCTCAAAGTAAGTCAGGAATGTAATGAAAAAGGACACGAAGACACCGGATTTTTTTACCGTGGTATCGAGGAGTTGATGCTCCCCCTAGTCCACGTTGGAGCACCCATTAAGGGGTTTGGCTCCCCCGAGTCACGAATTTGAGTGCTTCACTAAGAATGACCATTCTCCATCCCCAAAACTTCAGGCTTCACACCGTGTACAAGATCTTCTTGGGGCTCCCACAATCTCCAAGAGCTCACAAAAACCTTCGGGTCACGAAGACCGTTGTCGTTGTCTAGATCAGCcgatcaggacttagactagtaaatttcttttatgtgcgtgagcctcagatggtcgcacgggagacacggattagactggttcgggcaaaggaagccctacgtccagtatcgaggatgttcgtgttgcccgcgcggggattctgtagtagggggttacagacgggcgagagagggactggtcccaggtctctttttCCTTTGTGTTCCTAGGAGAAGTGTCGATCTCTAGATCTGCCGATCCCCCTcccccggctctaggttcctccttttatatcgcaaggggccggccggagttacaattgggaccgGATAAAAGGCAAAGAGTGAGAAGGTAAAAAAGGTCTGGTGGGAAGGAGGGCAGAGGCCCCtggcgcccgacgtcctgccgaccctgaacgcgtgccgtcgtgcatgccNNNNNNNNNNNNNNNNNNNNNNNNNNNNNNNNNNNNNNNNNNNNNNNNNNNNNNNNNNNNNNNNNNNNNNNNNNNNNNNNNNNNNNNNNNNNNNNNNNNNCTTTgatgttcgtaggtatcaggatagatcatgatgaggtggtttcgtcgtcaccccgccgtccgttagggaggacgatGGATCCCGCCGCTCTGGCGGTAgcttgtagagagggggagcttcacgcCTGCACTGTCGTTCGCGTGGGGCCCGAGgacgtgcgggacccgaggacggaGCCGTTCCCTGCTTcgctccggtcgccgcaggtcatgagtaccctgcgacgaatagaaaccggccgccggcactgtagcttgCACAGgtcggtcgtgcacgggtacttgcgccgggttgcgtgaggggcgcggtcgccctgcgctctgccagctctgcggcgcatttatggtgaggccgatggggggacccacaggattttgtccTGTTTACGCGGatcgcatccgagggggattcTGACCCCGTGGCCCTCAACGCGCCCGACTCtttcgctcggggtcgggcgaggcggaacttgcGCGGTACAgggtcgggcgttcccgaccctggggttacagtcgggcgaggcggaggcctcGCGGAGGGAGgttgggcgctcccgaccctgacgcctgggtcgggcgaggcgataatttgatcatgctttggtgggcctgggcctttgtGTTTGTTTCCTTAAGCAGCGTattagggggtcgttaatatttccccccaacaaccaTCTAGGTGATGTCAAGTCGTCAACCACCAAGAGTAAAAAGATTTTATGCTTCACTTAATCAGCACTCAGCTAAACCATGAATTAGATGCACACTTGCTAACCTCCAACACTATGAGATGTCCTTAATCTTAAAATTTGCAATTCACTAGTCACACTTTGGCTCTAGCAAACTCTGAACTGCACATGGGTTGCTTGAAGTCTTCAGGGTGCCAAGAGCAGCTCAAATGACCAGCGGAATGGGTATGTATAGGCTAGAGCACAAGAGCTAGCCACTGAAAAAGAGCACCTAGAGCTAGCCCCCTCAGAAAATTGCTCTGATGCTTCTAGGAAATAGGGCCTCGGAACATCTgatggtgtccttttgattttaACTCATCCAATGCGGGCTCGCCTTTGAGTTTTCTATCATTTTTTGTGTTGGTCTGAAAGGAACTTGATAACAAACAGATTTGTGTGTGAAAAGAGATTACACTAGGAAGTTTTGTAAAACAGTTGGTCTCTCTTTACAACGGGGTAGGGCtacccttttatagtgacccgtGAGCCGCTTTACATTTTAAAAATGTCTTTCCTTAACTACTACATTCTtaggatatgccgtacataaagTTCATTGGGGGTAACTcgtacaaattgaattcctcCACATGATCATGTTTCTCACGCCTCCATCCTTCTAACCTCAGGACATCACTTTCACGCTAGACCAAACCTCTAGCCTCGTGTCTTCACCATCAGCCCAAGATAGATGTCCAACCTTGTGACACCTGATTCGTCATGCCACTCCAAGAACTTGTGACCTCGCTATATCTCCCTTCAGGATCCGTTCCTAAGCTAAAAGTAAAAAGGTGAAAGTTCGGTGCTTGAGACTAACTCCAAGCGCTCGAGGGTTAGCTCAATTGAAGTTCAGTCATCAGCTTACAGTTGCTAGCTTTAAGTCCATAAAGTAACTAAGAATATGCAAGGGTATGAGTTTTACTACCAGAACAGTTTCCGTAAGAAGTTGCGAGGTTAACTAAGTTTTATTCTTTAGTAAGAACTTGCGAGGTTAGAGAGTTTTTACCCACGAACAACGCTTGAGGGTGTTTAGTTTTTTACCGATCCCCAACACTAGCCTCTCATGGGCGAGGATCGACTCCAACGGGCCAAAGCCACAACAAAGCATCGTTCTATTAAAAAGGTCACCCTCGAGCGTTGGAGGATAGATGAGCCAACGATTACTTTTATGTTTGAAGTGTTGATTTCTGATTGGTTGTCGCTTCAGCATCGGTTCGAGGTTCGAGGCGTCCACTCACGTCCATTAGCTCCCCTATAAAAGCGTGGGGGTGTGTGGGTCGCTCGGGGCTACTCTCGCGTCTTGCTGTGAGCTTGCGTACTATTTGCTTAGTGCTTTGAGATTCGCACTTTCTCAGCTATTTTGTCGAACTTCATAGTTTCGAAGGTATTGTTCTTATCCATATTTTTCATTCTTGTTTACCTCTTGCTCTATTGTTTTGTTATGATTTACTATTTATGTGTTGTTCAGCTGGCTCGTATTATGCAAACCATGAGATTGATGACTCCTGAAGAGATAGCGGAACAAGCGAGGCTGCGTGGCGACGCTCCCGAGAGACAAGAGGCTCATGAGGGTTCTTATCATTTAGAGATTTCTTCTGATAGTGACAGTGGGAAGGATCTTACAAATGTCGAGGCTGACCCATTAGAACTTATGGCTAGCAAGGATGCTTTCCCTCCAACCTTTCGCTTTGAGCGCTTTCTGGTTTCACAGAACACTATTGATTTTTATGTCAGCAAGCACTATTTTCCCAAGGGTATTGCTAGGCCTCCCGGTGAGGAACTTCTGCCAAAATGCAATATTGGCGAGGTCGTGGTCTTTAGAGATTTCTTTACCGCTGGTTTGCGGTTTCCTTGTGTAAAATATTGCCTCAGATCTTGGATAGATATAGTGCTAAGCTTCATCAACTTACTCCTAGTTACTTCATGGTGCTTTCTAAGTTTTACTAGATTGAGCACATGCTCGGGGGCATAATTGATGTTGATGGCTTTGTGAGGCTCTTTGACTTTCATGTTCAAAAGAAGAGGGTTGAGTTTCATGAGGAGGAGGGTGCTTTTGAGACACAGTTCGGTTGCTGCACGTTTACAACCCGGAGGAAAAATGAAAGCAAGAAAATTTCTAGGGTTGAGCTCTGTATGGCACAAAAGAACAGATGGGACGACGAGTGGCTCAACAATTGGCTTTATATCAAGGTGGACATGGCCAAGGTTTCTGGCTATGGTCAGCTGTTCTACCCATTTTTCAGCTCGATGTCTCCTTTGAACATTACAACTGCTCCACCATTCTTAAGAACAAAGGCTTTCTGGGTTTGCGAGGATGCCTTTGTTCTTACTTGTTCGTCTGTTGCCGGGCAAGACCTAGTTGAGAAATTCTTGGCTGCGGACATCTGGTCCCTTTCTCACGGATGGACGCCATAGGAAATTGTGATCAAGACAGTGCCGTGGTACCCAAGACCGTttccttttcctatttttcgACTGAGTTTGCCAAAGGGGACCAACATTGGTGTTTTTGTTGATGAGGTCGAGAGGCGAGCTATGGATATTCTTGGGCCTTGTCACGAGAATGAATTTTTGTCTGCTCATAAGTTTGTTATGCACAATCTCTGAGTAAATTGTCTTTTTTTAGAGATGGGCATAGAGGTTGAACCTCGCGCCAAACCTCACAAGCCCTCTAAGTGGATGCACGAGGCTGGTGTGACTGGTTTTGTTGAGATTGGTGGGAATGGAggcaaggggaagaagaagaagaaatcttAGGACTCAGCTTCTTTGCTTGTGGTCGAGGTCAGCAAGAAGTCCAAGACCTGTAGCCTTGAGGCTCTTAAGAAGAAAAGCTTACTTGATCAGGGCTCTTCTGCCAATCAGCAGTTGAGCATTTTTGGCAAAAATCCCGAGGTTGTCAAGAGCTCTGCGCCTACAACACGCAAGCCTGAGGTTAGGCCGGATGCCACAAGGTCAGAGCTCAAAGCCGCTGGAGCTCTTGCTGGGCTGAAATTGAAGAAGGCTGGCAAGAAAACTGGGGTTAGAATTATTAATGTcctggatgatgatgaggaggaggaggaaggattTTTTGATGAGGATTTATCTTTGGCTTCGTCCTTGCACCTTAAGGCCAAGGAAAGGTCTATTCAAAAAGAGCTGCACCCTGAGGCTGCTGCTATTGCCAAGATGGACAAACCTGACCCGGTGCCTGCTGAGCCAGGTAAAAATGTCGTCAAATTTTCGCCTATATAAAACTTCGTAGATTCCAGCGGTGCCTTTATTAAATTTTTGATGGAATTGCAAAATACTGTTGGTGCAGCTCGAGAGCCATATAGCGATCCCTTGATGCTTCTAAGAGTGGATCCTGTACCCAAGGGCTCCGCTCCGCCTCAGTCTGTGGTTGATTACAACAAGGCTTTCGGCGTGGATCTTAGAGAAAAATTATGTCTGTTCATGTGCCTGTGTCAGGTGAGGATGATGGTCCTTTCAATCTGCAGCTTCTATGGGGATCGTGGGACTCAATCCAAGTTGTAGGTGAAACAGCGAAGGCAGCTTTGGGGGTGGCTAAGACTGATATCTCTATTGAGGTACCTGAGGAGGGTGAGGTTGCCAAGGAAAAGATAAAATTCCTCAGACCGCTACAATGGCTAAGTCCTCTACTCAAGATGTTACTCGAGCAGTGCATTTGACCCCAAGGGTTAGTATTTTGATTATGtctcttgttttgtttgttctttgcttgcttgcttgcttataTGATGTTTGCTGTTTTGACAGAGTATGAGAAGTCTTTACGGTGCTATGACCCTGATCACTTGGCAAGAATAATAGCTACCCTTGAGTATAAGGTATTGCTTTTGCAACTATCGAGATTTTGGTGGTTTTAGCAATGCATTCTTTTTCTCAGTTTCTTtagttgttttttttgttttttatttttaggcTGTGATTGCTGGAAATGTTGCCGTTGATAGGCTCCAGGAGGAAGAGAAGCTTGCACTTAGCCGTAGCACCAAAGTTCTAGAACTTGAGGCTGAGATTGCGAGGTTAAATAAAGAGAACACGACTTTAAATGATCTCAAAACTTCACTTTCTGAGGCAAACACAGATTTGAAAAAGAATAAGAAATTGCTTGTGAAGACATGCAGTGACCTCGTCCAGTGGGTGGAAAGTTTGGAGAAAATTTCACAAGATAATGTTGGACTTTTGGAGGAATTGTGAAGCACTATCGAGAAAGACTCAACATTTATTTCATCTTTGAAAAAGGCTTGCGCTGAAAAGGACACAATGATCCACACGTTTGGCAAGAGCCTCGAGGACCAAAAAGTTTTTATTGATGAAGCGGAGCAGGTGCTGAAGGCTAGTTTTGCTCAGATTCACGATGGATATAAACTTTCTTTGGCAGAGTTTGGTGCTGAGCCCCTTCCTTTCCCTACTAACAAGGGTGCGAAAGAAATGTTTGATTAGATGGACCAAGAGTTTGAGTACTTGCCCAGGGTCATTACCGGAGCTAGCGACTACGCTGCTTCTTTTTGTTGTGAGGGCATGTTGAAATTACTGGAGAGTGAGGGCTGTTCTAACTTTCTGAAGTTTCGGGCACACAACTATCAATTTCCTTTAGCCTCTGAGCTTGATGAACAAGAGATGTCTAAGAATATTAATATTGCGAAGAAAAATTTCTTGAAATAATTCTGGATGTGATCATACGAGGCTAGTTGCTCGCGATCGACTTGCAAAGGTTTGTGTTCTTAACTCTTGTTTTATGTTTGTACCTTTTCTAGCTGTTTTCTTACTTATGTTGTTGTGATCAGGCAGCACGAGGCGTAGGCTCGAGGCTTGACTTATTAGCTTGGTTTTAGGGTTAGGAAGCAAGACATTTGTTGGTTGTAATATTTGGTGGTTGTAAACATTTGGTGTATAGGATGCCTGTTCGACCTTAGTTGTTTAAATGTGGTTGTTAATTGTTGTGTTTGCCATCTCTTCATTCTTTTCCTTCATGCGCTATTTCTCATAAATCctttttgttggaggtatgccctaaaggcaatcatagagatgatgatattccattgtattcatgttatatattgtgttccttgaataaccattaaaggctacttgaattgatttgcaattgtgtgaattgtgtgtgaaactctttacttgtatggttattctaaaagttgtccctagtcggagttcatgtgaggacacacatgaatatcagattagcacatgtattagttgatgactatgtttcaaaagtcatggacatggagatgtcaaactaataatatgggcacctgtggagacatgtgctaggactgacccaacgcgagttacatagttctctctttacacaacatgtactcTTTGTCCTTACACATGAGATTGTCatatgtactcaagatgtggatcgacttacttaggggctatcaaacgctgcaccgtaactgggtagttataaaggtagctttcgaatttgtcaagaagcatgttgtgaggcatgatcagtcaagatggaatttgcccctctctatttgagagagatatctctggacccctcgagtgatcgaatccgaaaatgcatggccatgctacatgaggttaagagttaacctagaaagagattccgaatcacagtgTTGacaaagagtggtcggcttggagctagaccaaatattgtgaggcaaagggaatagcatgtatgtgatgttgtgatggttcgtcagatatgatcttcgtgtgcgtataggagttagtatgtcttgctagacgccgctactaactattggccgagtaggagtacttgggccatgtccatacgtatatgaacctatagggtcacatacttaaagggctggaagcccaattcggatgtgatctaaattggaccaggtttaagAGTACCAATGGGCCTCAAACCCAGAGGCTtattaggaacccctatatattgaggggtgggggcgccctaggttCAATTCCGTTTTACACGAGATgtagccgcgcctcccacgccctcgtcttgttgcaactcgtggacctagcagtccaacttgcgacgcttcctccccacacatgtggataccttggaggtgttgcatctacagcacttggacgagccaccgcaCGAGAGCTCTAACGAGGAGCctgatgagccgacgacgagcttgacaagccgcggcacgaggagggagtcgctgcatgtggatgagctgctgagaagCTACTCGACATTgatgtgttcgactacactgcatCGACTTGTGATtaacttcgctgccccgacgcgtcgagtggtaatcccgtgatccataacGACAGTTTTTCCTATTTTACgcagtagaaaattttattttgcgctagcgtagcctaccttgtatcccaacactCTTTGCTTCGAGGGTATTCTATGTTTGAGGGTATTCTACCTTGTAACAAAACTCGTAGTAGAAAGGAATAAATATTGTTTTTCATTTTGAAAAACATCACCCCCCCTTTCCTTCTTGCGAGGGTTTTGTTTAGGTCACCAAAGATTTGTGATGCTTTTTCATTTGTTGGACTTGAGTGGGTTATTTGATCCGTTGCCTTAGTTTATTTTTCACACAAAGCGATGACGAGCCTTTTTTGtaaaaaacgtcaccccccctTTCATTCCTTTGTGTGAAATATGTTGGTTGGTGCCTTTTTTCTTAGAGATTATTTTATCACTTTTTCTAAAGTTTGTGTATTCAAGTATTGTAAAAATAAGTAGACAAAAACTCGCTCTTGAGTTTTGTTGACTTAATAATTTAACATAAAGTTGGGTCGAAatcgcaactcttggttgcttcgaccATAAAGCTTGTAAATCTGCGATGTTgggtaaattttttttatgaaaactGTTTATTTAACACTTGTAAACCTGCGAGGTTGGATTAAAGTTCATCACATAGGAGTGCGAGGCTCGAatgttgcaacttgttgttgcttctgcCCCACGCTTGCGCAGAAATGCAAGTTTTTCGTCGCATAGAAATGTGAGGtctcgcaacttgttgttgctttaggCTGGATCTTGCGCAGAAATGCAAGTCCTATTTGCATAGAAACGCAAGTTTTGGTTGCATAGAAATACGAGGTttcgcaacttgttgttgctttaggCTGGATCTTGCGCCGAAATGCAAGTTAATAGCCT
It includes:
- the LOC101782021 gene encoding RING-H2 finger protein ATL39 gives rise to the protein MASPSVRTTMTSPEHHPPSKATVIFSFVTVSFTGIAVLAVVILFCQYRVRGRAPVSAAVAGGNNPEGRRAGVDITKLPEFAYAESARRDGGGDGEQCSVCLGTVQAGEMVRRLPLCKHLYHVECIDMWLASHTTCPLCRADVEPPGEDDQAAPAEPQQELPV